In Salinisphaera sp. LB1, one genomic interval encodes:
- a CDS encoding AlpA family transcriptional regulator yields the protein MAQQSLLRLPTVKARTGQSRSSIYAAIQRGEFPKPVPIGARAVAWVESEIDDYIERQIQRRGAA from the coding sequence ATGGCCCAGCAAAGCCTTCTAAGGCTTCCCACCGTCAAAGCCCGCACCGGGCAGTCGCGTAGCTCAATTTACGCCGCCATCCAGCGCGGCGAGTTTCCTAAGCCCGTTCCCATCGGCGCCCGCGCCGTCGCGTGGGTTGAATCCGAGATAGACGACTACATCGAGCGCCAGATTCAGCGCCGGGGTGCAGCATGA